The following DNA comes from Winogradskyella sp. PG-2.
ATTATTCAGCTTATGAGTTTTGTTAAGTTTCTTGCTAGTAAAGTGTTTTTTAAACAATTAGGATTAGCTATTGTGGCTATTATAGTATTGTGTTTTATAATACTTAAGTGGTTGGATATAACAACTAATAATGGGGAATTTATTGTAGTACCAGATTTAAAAGGTAAGTCTATTGAAACAGTTAAGATAGAATTAAAGGATTTAGATTTAGATTTTAAACTTCAAGATTCTGCAAATTATAATCCAAGCTATCCTAAATATGCTGTAATTGAACAGAATCCTGTTGCAGGTGCTGAGGTAAAAGAAAATAGAAAAATATATTTAATTACAAATC
Coding sequences within:
- a CDS encoding PASTA domain-containing protein — translated: MSFVKFLASKVFFKQLGLAIVAIIVLCFIILKWLDITTNNGEFIVVPDLKGKSIETVKIELKDLDLDFKLQDSANYNPSYPKYAVIEQNPVAGAEVKENRKIYLITNPSGYRKVEVPNILKRTFRQAKPQLQALEFKLGSITYIDNIGKDVVLGMKHNGKTLKPGTQLPLTSTIDLVLGNGKR